Part of the Camelus bactrianus isolate YW-2024 breed Bactrian camel chromosome 6, ASM4877302v1, whole genome shotgun sequence genome, CGAGCCCACACACGTGGCTGTGGTCCTAGTGGTCAGGGGAGGAGTGACAGGAAGACCCAGTCATGTGCCCCTCCTGCAGTCTCTCTTCCTCATGTGCCCCTTGCCCCCGggactcccctccccctcctcgtgcaaccccctcccctcccttcgcCCTCCTGTCCCTTGCAGACATCGACGAGTGCGCCTCCAACCCGTGCGCAGCGGGAGGCACCTGCGTGGACCAGGTGGATGGCTTCGAGTGCATCTGTCCCGAGCAGTGGGTGGGGGCCACCTGCCAGCTGGGTAAGGGCCCCCCGGGGTACGTGTGTGCATGGACTGTGCATGCGGCTACAGCTGCTGGTGCcgctggtgctgctggtgctgctggtgctgccGGTGCTGCTGGGGCCACTGGGGCCGCTGGGGCCGCTGGCGCCggggcaggtggggcaggtgggCCCGGGCCCCACCGCTCCCCTTGTCTCATTCACAGACGCCAATGAGTGTGAAGGGAAGCCGTGTCTTAATGCTTTTTCTTGCAAAAACCTGATTGGTGGCTATTACTGTGATTGCCTGCCAGGCTGGAAGGGCGCCGACTGCCACATCAGTCAGTATGGGTGGGTGGGCAGCCatgggcggggctgggggaggtcgAGGACCCCACTGTGACCCCATCCCTCTGTCCCACAGACATCGACGACTGTCGGGGGCAGTGTCAGCACGGTGGCACCTGCAAGGTGAGGTGTGGCCGGCCACTGGGCACTTGCACCCGTGtagggggagttttggggctgaggGTGGCTTCAGGGCGCTCACCACCCCCCTTGCATCCACCCTAGGACCTGGTGAATGGCTACCAGTGTGTGTGCCCACGGGGCTTTGGGGGCCGGCACTGTGAGCTCGAGctggatgagtgtgccagcagcCCCTGCCACGGCGGCCTCTGTGAGGACCTGGTGGATGGTTTCCGCTGCCACTGCCCCAAGGGCTTCTCTGGGCCGCTCTGTGAGGTGAGGCCTGTGGGCATGCTGCTCGCCCTTCTTGGCCTTAGCCAACGCCCCAAAGCCACAGGGGCAGCCTGTCATCCCCAGGCCACCCGTGTGGCCAGGAGGGGCCACAGTGGAGGCTGGTCCTGCAGACTGTCCTGGGCTCAATGCGAGGCCGAGACCTCGGCCCCAGAGTCCCGGCTGCCtggccaggcaggggcagggggaggcccGCAGGGTCACTGCTTATCATGACAAGGCCTTCCTTGTGGAATGAGTCAGCTGGCTGCCCCCATGCCCTGCCTGTCTCATCCCCACAGAGGCTAGAGGGTAAGTGGCCTGGGTGGGGAGAGGCACTTGGGCAGCCTGAAAGGGGCACTGAGTTGGGGGGCAGAGCTCACGCCCTCACCTCCCTCTGACCTGCCCTGGCCTTTGCAGGGGGCAGCGGTGGGCCTGCAGGGGTACGAGGGGTGTGTCTCCTGGCCAGCTGGCTTTCTGGGGTCCAGGGTAGAGGTCCTGTGGAGGGCGGTGGAGCCACACGGTGGTGCTTCTGGGAAGGACCCACAGACCGGGCTCAGGGCAGCCctggtggctggggagggggtccAGGAGCTggccttcccaccagcagaggCAGGCGGAGTGAAGGCCGGATGCtgcctggggaggcagaggaagagggctGCCCTGGAGGCAGGGGTGGCGGGAGGGGCCTGACCACTGCAGGTGTTTCCTTCCAGCTGATGAGCCTGGACAGTCTCGGGTGGGCAGTCTTTCAGTCTCTGGCTACAGAGGCCTGAATGTCCAGGCTGGCTGGGGCCTGAACCTCCGGGTTCCTCGTATGGACACAAGGCCTGGCTCCTTGTCCAGTACCAATGATGGAGGTCTGGGCCCTCACAGATGCCCCTCTGCCTTGTAGGTGGACATTGACTTCTGTGAGCCGAGCCCCTGCCGGAACGGGGCCCACTGCTACAACCTGGAGGGCGACTATTACTGTGCATGTCCTGACCACGTGGATGGCAAGAACTGCTCAGAGCCCAGAGAGCCGTGCCCTGGGGGGgcctgcaggggtgggtggggcaaTTTGTGGGCGTGGCCTGCAGGGGTGGGAGCATGGGGTGGGGGCCtgtgggagtgggtggggtgaTGTGTGGGCGGGCTGCAGGggtgggcgggggaggggtgagTGGGACAGACAGAGTCTGGCTGAGGGGGCTGACCCTTCCTTGTCTATCTGTGGCAGTGGTGGATGGCTGCGGGTTCGAGGCTGGGACCAGGATGGCCGGCACTGCCCCCGGCGTGTGTGGCCCCCATGGACACTGTGTCAGCCAGCCCGGGGGCAACTTCTCCTGTGTCTGTGACAGTGGCTTCACGGGCACCTACTGCCATGAGAGTGAGTGGGCATGGGCGTGGATGGTGGAGAGGGGCCGGGCTGGCCTAGGGACCCCCGCTCACCCCTGCCTTCTGCAGACATCGATGACTGCCTGGGCCAGCCATGCCGCAATGGGGGCACATGCATCGACGAGGTGGACGCCTTCCGCTGCTTCTGCCCCAGCGGCTGGGAGGGCGAGCTCTGTGACACCAGTGAGTGGGCTGCCTTGCTCCCTCCGGGCCCCATGTGGCCTGTGCCTCCCTGAGCTGAGCCACtgcccccctcacccctcagcggCCCCAGATAGTCATGGCTCCTCCTGGCCAGTAGGTGACCGGAAGTGGAGACCCCTCCAGTGCCTGGGGCCtggctccccctccccgcccccctctGGCTCCCCTGGCCCAGCTCTGGTGCCTCTTCCCCTGGGAAACCCTCCCTGAGCGCCGGTGACCCCCCGCTGACCGGCGTCCTCGCCCCCAGATCCCAACGACTGCCTTCCTGATCCCTGCCACAGCCGCGGCCGCTGCTACGACCTGGTCAATGACTTCTACTGCGCGTGTGATGACGGCTGGAAGGGCAAGACCTGCCACTCGCGTGAGTGCCTGCTGGGTCCTGTTGCGGGGCTGCCGCCAGGCCGCGGCCACTGCTCCCAGGCAGCCCACTGAGCGGCCGTGTGCCTGCAGGTGAGTTCCAGTGTGACGCCTACACCTGCAGCAACGGCGGCACCTGCTATGACAGCGGGGACACCTTCCGCTGCGCCTGCCCGCCGGGCTGGAAGGGCAGCACCTGCAACATCGGTGAGGAGCCTGCGGCCGGGCCTGACCCCCGCTCCTGGCTCTGTCCGCCCCCATCTGGGTCAGGGTGTGGTGCGGGGACCCTGGGTCTCCCAGGGCCAGGTGAAGAGGccctcttcctctgcttccttctcctcccttgcAGCCAAGAACAGCAGCTGCCTGCCCAACCCCTGCGTGAACGGGGGCACCTGCGTAGGCAGTGGGGACTCCTTCTCCTGCATCTGCCGTGATGGCTGGGAGGGCCGCACCTGCACGCACAGTGAGCCTCTGGGGTGGGCGCCTGGGGGGTCTCTGTGAGGATGGGAGGCcgtagggggtgggctgggggcccaTTTCTCTCCACCAGCTCCCCAGTCCTGCCCCTCTTGCCTCTGCCCTTGCACTCATCCACCAAAGCCCTGCTGAACCCCAAGACACGTCTGACTTCCCCCAAATTCTGCAGCCTTGTCCCCCTACCTCCCCATCGGTCTCCTGCAACCACTTGCTCTGCAGCCTGGGTTCCTGCTCATGCACCCCACCCTCCTACTACAGGCCTTCTCTGGGATGGGTGCTCTGTGACCCTGCCCAGGGCCACCTTGCCCaagagctgcccctgccccctcagCCTAGTCAGGGTGGGCTGGCGTGGACGGTGCAATGTCCGCCCGCCCCGCACGTCTGGGGCACCCAGACCTGGCACAGAGAGGCCCAGGGCGGGTGGACGCCGTgcccaccttctctctctcctccgaCGCAGATACCAACGACTGCAATCCGCTGCCTTGGTGAGCGGCAGTCCCGGAGGCGGGCTGACCCGGGGGGCGCGGCCTGCCTGCTGTGGGGCCCGCTGactcccgtcctctcctccacaGCTACAACGGCGGCGTCTGCGTGGACGGCATCAACTGGTTCCGCTGCGAGTGTGCGCCGGGCTTTGCGGGCCCCGACTGCCGCATCAGTGAGGGCTTGTGGCGCCGGGCGGGCGGGGCTGTGCGCCTGGGGGCCCAGAGCCGGAGGTCGCTGATGTCCACACACCTTGAGGACGGGTGGCGTGGCCACGGACACTTCCTGCCTCACTCTAAGCCACAGTTTCCAGTCTGTCCCTTGCCAGCAGTGCTCCTGCAGCTGGGGGCCACCCTGTAAGGGGGCAGAGCTGAGTTTGGGCTAGGACGTTTGTTCCCAGAAGCCCCTGCCCATCCTGTTCGGAGAGGCGCACAGAGGGTGGAGGGTGAGGGGTGCTCGTTGAAGCCTCGGCCTGGTGACAGTGACAGTGCCAGGCCAACCGCAGAGGCCCTGTGGGGTGAGCCGCGGCCCGAGCTGGCCGGGGGCTGCTCCTCCCACTGGCGTGGGCCTCCCCTGCTACCGCAAGCCGCCTCCTGGGCCCCACATGTGGGCGCTGGCCTCCCTCTGCCTGCTGAGCCGGCCGCTTTCCCTGCAGACATTGACGAGTGCCAGTCCTCCCCCTGTGCCTATGGGGCCACGTGCGTGGACGAGATCAACGGCTACCGCTGCAGCTGTCCGCCCGGCCGGGCTGGCCCACGGTGCCAGGAGGGTAGGTGGGGGCGCACCAGGGGCCAGGCATAGCTTTCGGGGCCTGGCCCCCACACTGACCCCTCCTCTTGTCCGCACAGTGGTCGTGTTGGGGAGGCCCTGCTGGTCGCAGGGTGTGCCCTTCCCTCATGGGGGCTCCTGGGTGGAGGACTGCAATAGCTGCCGCTGCCTGGATGGCCGCCGGGACTGCAGCAAGGTGCAGAGGGCTCCTGCCCAAGAGGCTCTCCAACCGGTCCTGCCCAGCCAAGCCTTATCTTCCCCCGACTCCCCTGCCCGGGTCTGGTGTCCCAGTGCCTCTGGCCTAGGGTGTCCTGCCATTCGTCCATAACCATGTCACTCACTCTGGGAGGGCACTTGGGGTGGAGGACGGGTGAGCTGAGTCCGCCACCTCTGCCAGGCATCCTGGGAGGAGGGCCCTTGGTCACGCCAGGCCTCTCCATTGGGGCACTTGGGGAAATTGAGGCTCGACCTTGCTCAGGCTCCAGAAACTCCCAAGCTAGACCCCACTTGGCCCCACCCTTCCTTGGGGCCACCTCTGCTCTGGGTGGGGGGTCCTTCCTGGTGCTGAGTTCGTCCTGGGAGCCCTGGGACTCGCTGACCCTGACCGTGTCTCTCTCCCCCACGTGGTGCCGTGTGTCTCATGTGCGGTGCTGCCCTCTGTGCGCGTGCCCGGCCTAGGTGTGGTGTGGGCGGAAGCCTTGCCTGCTGGCTGGCCGGCCCGACGCCCTGAGCGCCCAGTGCCCGCCGGGGCAGCGCTGCCAGGAGAAgtccccaggccagtgcctgcAGCCACCCTGCGCAGCCTGGGGGGAGTGTGGCACCGAGGAGCCCCTGCTGCCCAGCACCCCTTGCCAGCCCCGCTCCGGCCACCTGGACAACAACTGCGCTCGGCTCACCCTGCGCTTCAACCGCGACCAGGTGCCCCAGGTGAGCGGTGCTGAGTGCCCCAAGATGCCCCTGTCCTTTCTCAAGTGGCCACTCGGATAGCCCAAGACCCCTCCTGGCTGCCCAGCTGCCCGGCTGCAGCTCGGCCCCAGGGGGTCAGGGAGACGGGGCTGGCTGTGTGGCCACTAGGGGAGCCTGGCCTCATGCGATCAGATGAGATGGAACGTTGAGC contains:
- the JAG2 gene encoding protein jagged-2 isoform X3 — translated: MKDLDLALGTGQGGDHGRAGILVQRSFTLIVEAWDWDNDTTPDEELLIERVSHAGMINPEDRWKSLHFSGHVAHLELQIRVRCDENYYSATCNKFCRPRNDFFGHYTCDQFGNKACMDGWMGKECKEAVCKQGCNLLHGGCSVPGECKCSYGWQGRFCDECVPYPGCVHGSCVEPWQCNCQTNWGGLLCNKDLNYCGSHHPCTNGGTCINAEPDQYHCVCPDGYSGKNCERAEHACTSNPCANGGSCHEVPSGFECHCPSGWSGPTCALDIDECASNPCAAGGTCVDQVDGFECICPEQWVGATCQLDANECEGKPCLNAFSCKNLIGGYYCDCLPGWKGADCHINIDDCRGQCQHGGTCKDLVNGYQCVCPRGFGGRHCELELDECASSPCHGGLCEDLVDGFRCHCPKGFSGPLCEVDIDFCEPSPCRNGAHCYNLEGDYYCACPDHVDGKNCSEPREPCPGGACRVVDGCGFEAGTRMAGTAPGVCGPHGHCVSQPGGNFSCVCDSGFTGTYCHENIDDCLGQPCRNGGTCIDEVDAFRCFCPSGWEGELCDTNPNDCLPDPCHSRGRCYDLVNDFYCACDDGWKGKTCHSREFQCDAYTCSNGGTCYDSGDTFRCACPPGWKGSTCNIAKNSSCLPNPCVNGGTCVGSGDSFSCICRDGWEGRTCTHNTNDCNPLPCYNGGVCVDGINWFRCECAPGFAGPDCRINIDECQSSPCAYGATCVDEINGYRCSCPPGRAGPRCQEVVVLGRPCWSQGVPFPHGGSWVEDCNSCRCLDGRRDCSKVWCGRKPCLLAGRPDALSAQCPPGQRCQEKSPGQCLQPPCAAWGECGTEEPLLPSTPCQPRSGHLDNNCARLTLRFNRDQVPQGTTVGAICSGIRALPATRAVARDRLLVLLCDRPSSGASAVEVAVSFSPAQDLPDSSLIQSAAHAIVTAITRRGNSSLLLAVTEVKVETVVMGSSSTGLLVSVLCGVFSVLCLACVVICVWWTRKRRKERERSRLPREESTNNQWAPLNPIRNPIERPGGAGGGPKDVLYQCKNFTPPPRRVGEALPGPAGGGEDEEDEEPGRGEDDSLEAEKFLSHKFTKDPSCSPGRPACWASGPKVDNRAVRSAGAAQRAGKE